Proteins found in one Calypte anna isolate BGI_N300 chromosome 10, bCalAnn1_v1.p, whole genome shotgun sequence genomic segment:
- the MRPS11 gene encoding 28S ribosomal protein S11, mitochondrial, producing the protein MSLAVAWQRLLGAGRGGPTAALCRALCTGSSRLQEVAKETPKEAENRSVPDLSPSILQRSFLRWDGKVYEEIPIAHIKATYNNTHIQVVSFDNMPFARTSCGTEGFQNAKKGTAIAAQTAAIAAAVKARGKGVSHVRVMVKGLGPGRKAAIKGLTMGGLKVISITDNTPIPHNGCRPRKARRM; encoded by the exons ATGAGCCTGGCGGTCGCCTGGCAGCGGCTGCTGGGAGCGGGGCGGGG GGGCCCTACGGCCGCCCTGTGCCGGGCCCTGTGCACGGGTTCCTCGCGGCTGCAGGAGGTGGCGAAGGAGACGCCGAAGGAGGCGGAGAACCGGAGCGTGCCCGACCTGAG tcctTCAATCCTGCAGCGGAGCTTCTTAAGATGGGATGGAAAGGTGTATGAAGAGATCCCAATAGCTCACATCAAAGCTACGTACAACAA CACCCACATCCAGGTGGTCAGCTTTGACAACATGCCGTTTGCTCGTACGTCCTGTGGCACAGAAGGCTTCCAGAATGCCAAGAAGGGAACTGCCATTGCAGCACAGACTGCAGCCatagcagcagcagtg aaagcaCGTGGGAAGGGTGTATCGCACGTACGAGTCATGGTGAAAGGACTGGGACCAGGACGTAAA GCTGCCATCAAGGGTTTGACTATGGGAGGACTGAAGGTCATCTCCATCACAGACAACACCCCGATCCCGCACAACGGCTGCCGCCCACGGAAAGCCAGGCGCATGTGA